In Melanotaenia boesemani isolate fMelBoe1 chromosome 7, fMelBoe1.pri, whole genome shotgun sequence, a single window of DNA contains:
- the rack1 gene encoding guanine nucleotide-binding protein subunit beta-2-like 1, with protein MTEQMTVRGTLKGHSGWVTQIATTPQYPDMILSASRDKSIIMWKLTRDETNYGIPQRSLKGHSHFVSDVVISSDGQFALSGAWDGTLRLWDLTTGLTTRQFVGHTKDVLSVAFSADNRQIVSGSRDKTIKLWNTLGVCKYTIQDEGHTEWVSCVRFSPNSSNPIIVSCGWDKMVKVWNLANCKLKTNHIGHTGYLNTVTVSPDGSLCASGGKDGQAMLWDLNEGKHLYTLDSGDIINALCFSPNRYWLCAATGPSIKIWDLEGKIIVDELRQEVISTNSKAEPPQCTSLAWSADGQTLFAGYTDNLIRVWQVTIGTR; from the exons ATGACCGAGCAGATGACAGTGAGGGGGACCCTGAAGGGTCACAGTGGATGGGTCACTCAGATCGCCACTACGCCCCAGTACCCCGACATGATTCTGTCGGCGTCCCGAG ACAAGTCCATCATCATGTGGAAACTGACTCGCGATGAGACCAACTACGGCATCCCCCAGCGCTCCCTGAAGGGCCACTCTCACTTTGTAAGTGATGTTGTCATCTCCTCAGACGGACAGTTTGCCCTGTCAGGTGCCTGGGACGGGACCCTCCGACTGTGGGACCTCACCAC TGGTCTCACCACCCGCCAATTCGTTGGACACACCAAGGATGTTTTGAGCGTGGCCTTCTCTGCTGATAACCGCCAGATTGTGTCTGGCTCCCGAGACAAGACCATCAAGCTGTGGAACACTCTTGGAGTCTGCAAGTACACCATTCAG GATGAAGGTCACACTGAGTGGGTGTCTTGCGTTCGCTTCTCCCCCAATAGCAGCAACCCCATTATTGTCTCCTGTGGCTGGGACAAGATGGTCAAG GTGTGGAACCTGGCCAACTGCAAGCTGAAGACCAACCACATTGGCCACACCGGCTACCTGAACACAGTCACCGTCTCTCCTGATGGCTCCCTGTGCGCATCTGGTGGAAAG GATGGTCAGGCCATGCTGTGGGACCTGAATGAGGGCAAACACCTCTACACCCTGGACAGTGGTGATATTATCAATGCCCTTTGCTTCAGCCCTAACCGCTACTGGCTGTGTGCTGCCACTGGCCCCAGCATCAAGATCTGG GATCTGGAGGGCAAGATCATTGTGGATGAGCTGAGACAGGAAGTGATCAGCACAAACAGCAAGGCTGAACCCCCACAGTGTACTTCCCTGGCATGGTCTGCTGATGGACAG ACCCTGTTTGCTGGCTACACCGACAACCTGATCAGAGTGTGGCAGGTCACTATTGGAACTCGATAA
- the nme5 gene encoding nucleoside diphosphate kinase homolog 5 isoform X4 yields MDQTLHPRIYVERTLAIIKPDVFCMAEEIEDVILKSGFTILQKRRLQLSPEQCSDFYADQYGKLFFPSLTAFMSSGPIVALTLTCDNAIAHWKSIMGPANITKARETQPECLRAKYGTSDLKNALHGSNSFHTAVKEIKFMFPNSVIEPFPSRGATEEYLSRYG; encoded by the exons ATGGACCAAACTTTACATCCTCGCATTTATGTGGAAAGAACACTGGCCATCATTAAACCAGATGTCTTTTGTATGGCTGAAGAGATCGAAGACGTAATCCTGAAGTCGGGCTTCACTATCTTGCAG AAACGGAGGCTGCAGCTGAGTCCAGAGCAGTGCAGTGACTTCTATGCAGACCAGTATGGAAAGCTCTTCTTTCCCAGCTTGACAGCCTTCATGAGCTCTGGCCCCATCGTTGCCCTGACCTTGACGTGTGACAATGCCATCGCCCACTGGAAGTCCATCATGGGACCTGCCAACATCACCAAAGCCAGAGAAACTCAACCAGAGTG CCTCAGAGCAAAATATGGAACCTCTGACCTTAAAAATGCCCTccatggcagcaactcattTCACACAGCCGTTAAGGAGATTAAGTTCATGTTCCCAAACT CTGTAATTGAGCCCTTTCCGTCAAGAGGAGCAACTGAAGAGTACCTGAGCAG ATATGGCTAG
- the nme5 gene encoding nucleoside diphosphate kinase homolog 5 isoform X2: protein MDQTLHPRIYVERTLAIIKPDVFCMAEEIEDVILKSGFTILQKRRLQLSPEQCSDFYADQYGKLFFPSLTAFMSSGPIVALTLTCDNAIAHWKSIMGPANITKARETQPECLRAKYGTSDLKNALHGSNSFHTAVKEIKFMFPNSVIEPFPSRGATEEYLSRHVNQVLLRGLTELCKEKPLKPCIWLADWLITNNPNQPQIFDGVTEEDEEWQPNQIQEG from the exons ATGGACCAAACTTTACATCCTCGCATTTATGTGGAAAGAACACTGGCCATCATTAAACCAGATGTCTTTTGTATGGCTGAAGAGATCGAAGACGTAATCCTGAAGTCGGGCTTCACTATCTTGCAG AAACGGAGGCTGCAGCTGAGTCCAGAGCAGTGCAGTGACTTCTATGCAGACCAGTATGGAAAGCTCTTCTTTCCCAGCTTGACAGCCTTCATGAGCTCTGGCCCCATCGTTGCCCTGACCTTGACGTGTGACAATGCCATCGCCCACTGGAAGTCCATCATGGGACCTGCCAACATCACCAAAGCCAGAGAAACTCAACCAGAGTG CCTCAGAGCAAAATATGGAACCTCTGACCTTAAAAATGCCCTccatggcagcaactcattTCACACAGCCGTTAAGGAGATTAAGTTCATGTTCCCAAACT CTGTAATTGAGCCCTTTCCGTCAAGAGGAGCAACTGAAGAGTACCTGAGCAGGCACGTAAATCAAGTTCTGCTACGTGGACTCACTGAGCTCTGCAAGGAAAAGCCACTCAAACCCTGT ATATGGCTAGCTGACTGGCTGATTACAAACAATCCAAACCAGCCTCAAATATTTGATGGGGTcactgaggaagatgaagaatgGCAACCTAACCAAATCCAAGAGGGATAG
- the nme5 gene encoding nucleoside diphosphate kinase homolog 5 isoform X1: MDQTLHPRIYVERTLAIIKPDVFCMAEEIEDVILKSGFTILQKRRLQLSPEQCSDFYADQYGKLFFPSLTAFMSSGPIVALTLTCDNAIAHWKSIMGPANITKARETQPECLRAKYGTSDLKNALHGSNSFHTAVKEIKFMFPNSVIEPFPSRGATEEYLSRHVNQVLLRGLTELCKEKPLKPCVSTDARYGTMYRLICQLLSIIVTMLLHIGFCTFLFNRYG; this comes from the exons ATGGACCAAACTTTACATCCTCGCATTTATGTGGAAAGAACACTGGCCATCATTAAACCAGATGTCTTTTGTATGGCTGAAGAGATCGAAGACGTAATCCTGAAGTCGGGCTTCACTATCTTGCAG AAACGGAGGCTGCAGCTGAGTCCAGAGCAGTGCAGTGACTTCTATGCAGACCAGTATGGAAAGCTCTTCTTTCCCAGCTTGACAGCCTTCATGAGCTCTGGCCCCATCGTTGCCCTGACCTTGACGTGTGACAATGCCATCGCCCACTGGAAGTCCATCATGGGACCTGCCAACATCACCAAAGCCAGAGAAACTCAACCAGAGTG CCTCAGAGCAAAATATGGAACCTCTGACCTTAAAAATGCCCTccatggcagcaactcattTCACACAGCCGTTAAGGAGATTAAGTTCATGTTCCCAAACT CTGTAATTGAGCCCTTTCCGTCAAGAGGAGCAACTGAAGAGTACCTGAGCAGGCACGTAAATCAAGTTCTGCTACGTGGACTCACTGAGCTCTGCAAGGAAAAGCCACTCAAACCCTGTGTTAGTACTGATGCTCGATATGGGACAATGTACAGATTAATTTGTCAGCTGCTGAGTATAATTGTGACGATGCTGCTTCATATAGGCTTCTGCACTTTTCTTTTCAACAGATATGGCTAG
- the nme5 gene encoding nucleoside diphosphate kinase homolog 5 isoform X3 — translation MDQTLHPRIYVERTLAIIKPDVFCMAEEIEDVILKSGFTILQKRRLQLSPEQCSDFYADQYGKLFFPSLTAFMSSGPIVALTLTCDNAIAHWKSIMGPANITKARETQPECLRAKYGTSDLKNALHGSNSFHTAVKEIKFMFPNSVIEPFPSRGATEEYLSRHVNQVLLRGLTELCKEKPLKPCASALFFSTDMAS, via the exons ATGGACCAAACTTTACATCCTCGCATTTATGTGGAAAGAACACTGGCCATCATTAAACCAGATGTCTTTTGTATGGCTGAAGAGATCGAAGACGTAATCCTGAAGTCGGGCTTCACTATCTTGCAG AAACGGAGGCTGCAGCTGAGTCCAGAGCAGTGCAGTGACTTCTATGCAGACCAGTATGGAAAGCTCTTCTTTCCCAGCTTGACAGCCTTCATGAGCTCTGGCCCCATCGTTGCCCTGACCTTGACGTGTGACAATGCCATCGCCCACTGGAAGTCCATCATGGGACCTGCCAACATCACCAAAGCCAGAGAAACTCAACCAGAGTG CCTCAGAGCAAAATATGGAACCTCTGACCTTAAAAATGCCCTccatggcagcaactcattTCACACAGCCGTTAAGGAGATTAAGTTCATGTTCCCAAACT CTGTAATTGAGCCCTTTCCGTCAAGAGGAGCAACTGAAGAGTACCTGAGCAGGCACGTAAATCAAGTTCTGCTACGTGGACTCACTGAGCTCTGCAAGGAAAAGCCACTCAAACCCTGT GCTTCTGCACTTTTCTTTTCAACAGATATGGCTAGCTGA
- the hnrnpaba gene encoding heterogeneous nuclear ribonucleoprotein A/Ba: protein MSEAEQQYMETSENGHEVDDDFNGAGHTEEGNDGSAENDCGEAAGPDADGNSQNGGTEGGQIDASKGEEDAGKMFVGGLSWDTSKKDLKDYFSKFGEVTDCTIKMDQQTGRSRGFGFILFKDAASVDKVLEQKEHRLDGRQIDPKKAMAMKKDPVKKIFVGGLNPDTSKEVIQEYFGTFGEIETIELPQDPKTEKRRGFVFITYKDEAPVKKVMEKKYHTVGGSKCEIKIAQPKEVYMQQQYGARGYGGRGRGRGGQGQNWNQGYNNYWNQGYNQGYGYGQQGYGYGGYGNYDYSAGYYGYGGGYDYNQGNTSYGKTPRRGGHQSSYKPY from the exons ATGTCTGAGGCAGAACAGCAGTACATGGAAACATCAGAAAACGGCCACGAAGTGGACGATGATTTTAACGGAGCTGGCCACACCGAAGAAGGGAACGACGGCAGCGCCGAGAATGACTGCGGAGAGGCTGCGGGGCCCGATGCGGACGGTAATTCGCAAAACGGCGGCACGGAAGGCGGTCAAATCGACGCCAGCAAAGGCGAGGAGGATGCTGG GAAAATGTTTGTTGGTGGCCTCAGCTGGGACACAAGCAAGAAAGATCTAAAAGATTACTTCTCAAAATTTGGTGAAGTGACAGACTGCACCATCAAGATGGACCAGCAGACAGGCCGGTCAAGAGGCTTTGGCTTCattctttttaaagatgcagcCAGCGTTGACAAG gtTCTTGAACAAAAAGAGCACAGGTTAGATGGCCGACAGATCGACCCCAAGAAAGCCATGGCCATGAAGAAAGATCCAGTCAAGAAAATCTTTGTGGGAGGCCTTAACCCTGACACCTCTAAGGAAGTCATCCAGGAATACTTTGGAACTTTTGGAGAG atCGAGACCATTGAGCTTCCACAAGATCCAAAGACTGAGAAGAGGAGGGGATTTGTATTTATTACATATAAAGATGAGGCTCCTGTCAAGAAGGTTATGGAGAAGAAGTATCACACCGTTGGTGGAAGCAAG TGTGAGATTAAAATAGCCCAGCCCAAAGAGGTCTACATGCAGCAGCAGTATGGTGCCCGTGGATACGGAGGACGTGGCAGAGGCCGTGGAG GCCAGGGCCAGAACTGGAATCAAGGCTACAACAACTACTGGAACCAGGGATACAACCAGGGCTATGGTTATGGACAGCAAGGCTACGGATATGGCGGCTATGGCAACTATGACTACTCTGCTGGTTATTACGGCTATGGGGGTGGCTACGATTACA ACCAGGGCAATACAAGCTATGGGAAAACTCCAAGACGTGGAGGCCACCAGAGTAGCTACAAGCCATACTGA
- the phykpl gene encoding 5-phosphohydroxy-L-lysine phospho-lyase, giving the protein MAQEKLKKEKTLAMRNRLIGQSCRLFYSEDPVKIVRARGQYLFDEKGQRYLDCISNVHHVGHCHPAVTKAAAAQMELLNTNARFLHDNIVLYADRLAATLPEKLCVFYFVNSGSEANDLALRLAQEYTQHEDVLVLDHAYHGHLMSLIDISPYKFRKLRGQKEWVHVAPLPDTYRGIYREDHPNPGQAYAETVKDVIEEINRKGRKLSAFFAESLPSVGGQIVLPKGYSSKVAEYVRSAGGVFVADEVQTGFGRVGSHFWAFQLHEEGFCPDIVTMGKPMGNGHPLACVATTVDIAGAFTANGVEYFNTFGGNPVSCAIGLAVLDVIEDEDLRGNATRVGAHLKDLFKKLQARHEIIGDVRGVGLFIGVELVTDREKKTPATKTAAWVAKRLKEEDRICVSTDGPWESVLKFKPPMCFSMEDAELVVHCIDRILTGIKSNDLKLENEDI; this is encoded by the exons ATGGCacaagaaaaactaaagaaagaaaaaactctcGCAATGAGAAATAGATTAATCGG cCAGTCATGTAGACTGTTTTACTCAGAGGACCCTGTGAAAATAGTAAGAGCGAGAGGACAGTATCTATTCGATGAAAAAGGACAACGCTATTTGGACTGCATTAGTAACGTCCACCAtg TAGGTCACTGTCACCCCGCCGTAACAAAGGCTGCAGCAGCACAAATGGAGCTCCTGAACACAAATGCACGATTCCTGCATGACAACATAGTCCTGTATGCAGACCGCCTGGCAGCCACTCTGCCTGagaaactgtgtgttttttatttcgTTAATTCTGG TTCAGAGGCAAATGATCTCGCTCTACGTTTGGCACAAGAGTACACCCAACATGAGGATGTCCTAGTACTTGATCA TGCGTACCATGGACATCTAATGTCCCTCATCGACATTAGTCCGTACAAGTTTCGGAAATTGAGAGGACAGAAAGAATGGGTCCATGTG GCCCCCTTACCAGACACCTACAGAGGCATATATAGAGAGGATCACCCCAACCCAGGCCAAGCATATGCTGAAACAGTAAAAGACGTGATAGAGGAGATCAACAGGAAAGGTCGTAAG CTCTCAGCCTTCTTTGCTGAATCGTTGCCAAGTGTTGGAGGGCAAATCGTCTTGCCAAAAGGATACTCATCTAAAGTTGCAGA ATATGTGCGCTCAGCTGGTGGAGTGTTTGTAGCAGATGAAGTGCAGACAGGTTTTGGACGTGTAGGGAGTCATTTCTGGGCTTTCCAGCTGCACGAAGAGGGTTTCTGTCCAGACATTGTAACTATGGGCAAACCAATGGGCAACGGGCATCCCCTGGCATGTGTGGCAACTACTGTGGATATAGCTGGAGCTTTCACAGCTAATGGAGTGGAGTACTTTAATACG TTTGGAGGGAATCCTGTGTCATGTGCCATTGGTCTTGCTGTCCTTGATGTGATAGAGGATGAAGACCTCAGAGGAAATGCCACTAGAGTGGGAGCACATCTTAAAGATTTGTTCAAAAAACTACAAGCAAGACACGAAATAATTGGAGATGTCAG AGGTGTTGGACTTTTCATAGGAGTTGAGCTtgtgacagacagagagaaaaagactcCTGCTACTAAAACAGCAGCATGGGTGGCAAAGAG GCTGAAGGAGGAAGATCGGATCTGTGTCAGTACCGACGGCCCCTGGGAAAGTGTTTTGAAGTTTAAACCTCCAATGTGCTTCAGCATGGAGGATGCAGAGCTGGTGGTACACTGTATTGACCGCATCCTCACAG gcATAAAATCCAATGACCTGAAATTGGAAAATGAAGACATCTAA
- the LOC121643645 gene encoding protein FAM53C-like, with the protein MVTLITEQLRKQSLEEPYHKAFSFNATVSLPAVGSSPTISWSACRMTQETSSATHPTSKTHISANSCELDFVWPPLCSGDPLQRPENAFTDQAFQNSPPPPPKRHCRSLSVPEDLSRCRSTWHPSASKIWTPVKRGCYSRGASSSGSGASSLPLCGPSSSFTSSIHSSSSPTFFSLALSSDSPLSWGFPWDPCDAPRGACSASFATPSSCSSSPAPLVSHSVLQRRFSLSPVHIQNASVAILNPQPSSVSALAYGFPGIEHPGLSPSPTSACSTPSSSRRDRHAALPRCHSQPCDMRKPRLKRRHDPDVLPCPRPGLDFSKMTQIGNREGLLGDGGCIFPVSYAEQRLSFSPAEFLGRASIGPLSESEEEDEEERKRTIMDVGKNTVFERDCTELDLNLIEEN; encoded by the exons ATGGTTACACTTATCACAGAGCAGCTTCGTAAGCAGAGTTTGGAGGAACCTTATCACAAGGCTTTTTCATTCAATGCCACTGTG TCGTTGCCTGCAGTGGGCTCCAGTCCAACCATCTCATGGAGTGCTTGTAGAATGACGCAAG AAACCAGCTCTGCAACGCACCCGACatccaaaacacacatttcGGCTAATTCCTGTGAGTTAGACTTTGTGTGGCCTCCCTTATGTTCTGGAGATCCCCTCCAGAGACCAGAGAATGCCTTTACAGACCAAGCTTTCCAGAATTCACCCCCACCACCTCCAAAACGCCACTGCCGATCCCTCTCGGTTCCAGAGGATCTGTCTCGGTGCCGTTCCACCTGGCATCCTAGTGCATCAAAGATCTGGACTCCGGTCAAACGAGGTTGCTATAGTAGAGGGGCATCTAGTTCAGGCTCTGGAGCTAGTTCTTTGCCACTTTGTGGTCCCAGTTCTTCCTTCACATCCTCCATACATTCATCTTCCAGCCCTACCTTCTTTAGTTTAGCACTGTCATCTGACTCCCCTTTATCTTGGGGCTTCCCATGGGACCCCTGTGATGCACCGAGGGGAGCTTGTTCTGCCTCTTTTGCTACTCCTTCCTCATGCTCTTCTTCACCAGCCCCACTGGTTTCTCATTCAGTGCTGCAGCGCCGTTTCTCCCTGTCCCCTGTACACATTCAGAATGCCTCAGTGGCAATCTTGAACCCTCAGCCctcctctgtttcagctcttgcCTATGGTTTTCCTGGCATAGAGCACCCAGGCCTGTCTCCATCTCCCACTTCAGCTTGCAGTACCCCCTCCTCTTCTAGGCGAGACCGGCACGCTGCATTGCCACGATGTCACTCACAGCCTTGTGACATGCGCAAGCCTCGTTTGAAGAGGCGCCATGACCCAGATGTTCTGCCCTGCCCCAGGCCAGGCCTGGACTTCAGCAAGATGACACAG ATTGGTAATCGTGAAGGCCTGTTAGGTGATGGTGGCTGCATATTTCCAGTGTCTTATGCGGAGCAGCGCTTATCCTTCTCCCCAGCTGAATTTCTTGGACGAGCCAGCATTGGGCCCTTAAGTGAaagtgaagaggaggatgaagaggaaagaaaaagaactatAATGGATGTtggaaaaaatacagtttttgagAGAGACTGCACAGAATTAGACTTGAACCTTATAGAGGAAAACTGA